The following proteins are co-located in the Streptosporangium brasiliense genome:
- a CDS encoding alpha/beta hydrolase, which yields MTETVEFEADGIRLVGDLRVPATAGPHPALVLTGPFTGTRDQVTGLYAARLAEAGYVTLAFDHRNWGESGGTPRCHEDAQGKLHDLRAAVSLLRARPEADGDRIGAVGVCLGAGYALRFAAFDPRVKVFAGIAGAYNNPYGMRAAMSPDGYHGALASFTEVLERQDRGGPVEYLPAVAVGGEAAMPGDEPFAYYGTERGARPHWRNEVTRASVRELITVDNMTGADFLSPKPGLIVHGVVDRFCSPEGAEEAYKRMDGPKRLHWLDARLHIDLYDTEPYVTQAVEATVAFFGEHL from the coding sequence GTGACCGAGACAGTTGAGTTCGAGGCCGACGGGATCAGGCTCGTCGGCGACCTGCGGGTGCCGGCCACGGCCGGCCCGCACCCGGCCCTGGTCCTCACCGGGCCGTTCACCGGCACGCGGGACCAGGTCACCGGGCTGTACGCGGCCCGGCTGGCCGAGGCGGGATATGTGACGCTGGCCTTCGACCACCGCAACTGGGGCGAGTCGGGCGGGACGCCGCGCTGCCACGAGGACGCGCAGGGCAAGCTGCACGACCTGCGGGCCGCGGTCTCGCTGCTCCGCGCGCGGCCCGAGGCCGACGGCGACAGGATCGGCGCGGTCGGCGTCTGCCTGGGCGCCGGATACGCGCTCCGGTTCGCCGCCTTCGACCCCCGGGTGAAGGTCTTCGCGGGCATCGCCGGGGCCTACAACAACCCCTACGGCATGCGCGCGGCCATGTCGCCCGACGGCTACCACGGCGCGCTGGCCTCCTTCACCGAGGTGCTGGAGCGCCAGGACCGGGGCGGCCCGGTGGAATACCTGCCCGCCGTGGCCGTCGGCGGTGAGGCCGCCATGCCGGGGGACGAGCCGTTCGCCTACTACGGCACCGAGCGCGGCGCCCGGCCGCACTGGCGCAACGAGGTCACCAGGGCCTCCGTCCGCGAGCTGATCACCGTGGACAACATGACCGGAGCCGACTTCCTGTCCCCCAAGCCCGGCCTGATCGTGCACGGCGTGGTGGACCGCTTCTGCTCCCCGGAGGGTGCCGAGGAGGCGTACAAGCGGATGGACGGCCCCAAGAGACTCCACTGGCTGGACGCCAGGCTCCACATCGACCTCTACGACACCGAGCCCTACGTCACCCAGGCCGTCGAGGCCACCGTGGCGTTCTTCGGCGAACACCTGTAA
- a CDS encoding N-acetylglucosamine kinase, protein MYVLGLDVGGTSSRAVLADASGRRAGHGRAAGGNPAAHGTATAAANIRQALEAALRGVDPALVAGAVIGMAGAGALDRAVFDRMWASAGLRCVPAVTGDLTIAFAAGTAEPRGTVLIAGTGATAARIEDEEPVAISDGLGWLLGDQGSGFWLGREAAREAVRSLARGESGGLLTRLVAEQIRADREIRADRAGAPPGGGGGPAGASMGRPSGGGAGWPPADGRAEAVRIVVHAQGRSPLELARLAPLVSRAADAGDPAALQIVATAAGLLRATVAEVREAGEDTPVVLAGSVLTTGGPVCSAVREGLGASTVLAGDGAAGAAWLAAKRAFGLDGEAAGRLHRRILRQA, encoded by the coding sequence ATGTACGTTCTCGGACTGGACGTCGGCGGCACCTCCTCCCGCGCGGTGCTGGCCGACGCCTCGGGCCGGCGGGCCGGGCACGGCAGGGCCGCCGGCGGCAACCCGGCGGCCCACGGCACCGCCACGGCCGCCGCCAACATCCGGCAGGCGCTGGAGGCCGCCCTCCGCGGCGTGGACCCCGCCCTGGTGGCCGGGGCGGTCATCGGGATGGCCGGGGCGGGGGCACTCGACCGGGCCGTCTTCGACCGGATGTGGGCCTCCGCCGGACTGCGCTGCGTCCCCGCCGTGACGGGCGACCTCACCATCGCCTTCGCCGCCGGTACGGCGGAGCCCCGCGGCACCGTGCTCATCGCGGGGACCGGCGCCACCGCCGCCCGCATCGAGGACGAGGAGCCGGTGGCGATCTCCGACGGGCTCGGCTGGCTGCTGGGGGACCAGGGGTCGGGTTTCTGGCTGGGGCGCGAGGCGGCCCGCGAGGCCGTCCGCAGCCTCGCCCGGGGGGAGAGCGGCGGGCTGCTGACGCGCCTGGTCGCCGAGCAGATCCGCGCCGACCGCGAGATCCGCGCCGACCGCGCCGGAGCGCCTCCGGGCGGCGGTGGAGGGCCCGCTGGGGCGTCCATGGGCCGGCCGAGCGGCGGCGGGGCCGGGTGGCCGCCCGCGGACGGCAGGGCGGAGGCCGTCCGGATCGTGGTCCACGCCCAGGGGCGCTCCCCACTGGAGCTGGCGAGGCTGGCGCCACTGGTGAGCCGGGCCGCCGACGCGGGCGACCCCGCCGCGCTGCAGATCGTGGCGACGGCGGCCGGACTGCTCCGCGCGACGGTGGCCGAGGTGCGCGAGGCGGGGGAGGACACCCCCGTCGTGCTGGCCGGGAGCGTCCTGACCACCGGGGGGCCGGTCTGCTCGGCCGTACGGGAGGGGCTGGGCGCCTCGACGGTCCTGGCCGGCGACGGGGCCGCGGGGGCGGCCTGGCTGGCCGCCAAGAGGGCCTTCGGCCTGGACGGCGAGGCGGCGGGACGGCTGCACCGGCGGATCCTGCGGCAGGCGTGA
- a CDS encoding DUF418 domain-containing protein — protein MTTRRIDVLDVLRGVAIMGTLGTNIWIFTSPGGPANALDALAQSGTVETFLRFLANGKFLALLTLLFGVGLELQYRSAARRNAPWPGWYLWRAGLLFLEGLIHYVLIFEFDVLMGYAVTSIIVAYLIGRSDRVVRAWMITVGSAFVALIGLATFIMVYGQVSTVPPASEASTLFSEGAYLDQVAARIQLIGVYRVEAVFIIPMGIVLFLLGSRLMRAGIFEDSVQGATLRGRLMLAGLGVALPLNLLTSFAGEAWFLVDRYLLPPLVALGLLALVTTVVHRMSGAPGTVRRGLTAIGRTALSCYVFQNLAAATLCYGWGLGLAARFAGLRPWWVIGAWAGICALFMALSTLWLRRYDRGPLELLWQWAYTAPQSRRVTNDKIMDNSIKR, from the coding sequence GTGACGACGCGACGGATAGACGTGCTGGACGTGCTCAGGGGTGTCGCCATCATGGGGACCCTGGGCACCAACATCTGGATCTTCACCAGCCCGGGTGGCCCGGCGAACGCGCTGGACGCGCTCGCCCAGTCCGGGACCGTGGAGACCTTCCTCCGATTCCTGGCCAACGGCAAGTTCCTGGCCCTGCTCACCCTGCTGTTCGGGGTCGGGCTGGAGCTGCAGTACCGCTCGGCCGCGCGCCGGAACGCGCCCTGGCCCGGCTGGTACCTGTGGCGGGCCGGGCTGCTGTTCCTCGAAGGCCTGATCCACTACGTGCTGATCTTCGAGTTCGACGTGCTGATGGGCTACGCCGTGACCTCGATCATCGTGGCGTACCTGATCGGCCGGAGCGACCGGGTGGTCAGGGCCTGGATGATCACTGTGGGGTCGGCGTTCGTGGCGCTGATCGGGCTGGCCACCTTCATCATGGTCTACGGCCAGGTCAGCACGGTCCCCCCGGCCTCGGAGGCGTCCACGCTGTTCTCCGAGGGCGCCTACCTCGACCAGGTCGCGGCCCGGATCCAGCTGATCGGCGTCTACCGGGTCGAGGCCGTGTTCATCATCCCGATGGGGATCGTGCTGTTCCTGCTCGGATCGCGCCTGATGCGCGCCGGGATCTTCGAGGACTCCGTCCAGGGCGCCACCCTCCGCGGGCGGCTCATGCTGGCCGGGCTCGGCGTGGCCCTCCCGCTCAACCTGCTGACCTCCTTCGCCGGGGAGGCGTGGTTCCTGGTCGACCGCTATCTGCTGCCCCCGCTGGTGGCACTGGGCCTGCTCGCCCTGGTCACGACGGTCGTGCACCGGATGAGCGGCGCTCCCGGCACGGTGCGCCGGGGCCTGACCGCCATCGGCCGCACCGCGCTGAGCTGCTACGTCTTCCAGAACCTGGCCGCCGCGACGCTCTGCTACGGCTGGGGGCTCGGGCTGGCCGCGCGGTTCGCCGGCCTGCGGCCGTGGTGGGTGATCGGCGCCTGGGCCGGTATCTGCGCCCTGTTCATGGCGCTGTCCACGCTGTGGCTGCGGCGCTACGACCGGGGACCGCTCGAACTGCTCTGGCAGTGGGCCTACACGGCCCCCCAGTCCCGCCGGGTGACGAATGATAAAATAATGGACAATTCCATCAAGCGTTAG
- a CDS encoding cation:proton antiporter codes for MALGDALIALGGSFLAAGIIARLGTRIGLPTIPLFMLAGILFGPHTPGLALVDDPADLKVVAALGLIFLLFYLGLEFSLDDLVSGGRRLVLAGVGYILLNVGGGLAFGFTVGWGTRETLVLAGVIGISSSAIVTKLLVDLGRLGNPESRLILGIIVVEDVFLALYLAVLQPVLSGADTFTAAAISFGKAFAFLIVLTALARWGTRLVNTLVTTRDDELLVVMFTGLAIFTAGVAEELGVSDAIGAFMIGLILSSTRAAPRIRQLVHPLRDAFAALFFFVFGLSIEPGDMLSVAWPIVIAVAITVLLNVVAGVLAAKLNSFGRTEAVNISLTVLSRGEFALVLATMALAAGLDGRLAPFIAGYVLILALLGPLVASRSESIGRALSRRRRPEGRGTPGTARRGEPEEEKAPAT; via the coding sequence GTGGCACTGGGTGACGCTCTCATCGCCCTCGGCGGGTCCTTTCTGGCCGCCGGGATCATCGCCAGACTCGGCACCCGGATAGGGCTGCCGACGATCCCCCTGTTCATGCTCGCGGGCATCCTTTTCGGCCCGCACACCCCCGGCCTCGCCCTGGTCGACGATCCGGCGGACCTGAAGGTCGTCGCCGCGCTCGGCCTGATCTTCCTGCTGTTCTACCTCGGCCTGGAGTTCTCCCTGGACGACCTCGTCTCGGGGGGCAGGCGTCTGGTGCTGGCGGGGGTCGGCTACATCCTGCTCAACGTCGGCGGCGGCCTGGCCTTCGGGTTCACCGTCGGCTGGGGGACCAGGGAGACCCTGGTCCTGGCCGGGGTGATCGGAATCTCCTCCTCGGCCATCGTGACCAAGCTGCTGGTCGACCTCGGGCGCCTGGGCAACCCGGAGAGCCGCCTCATCCTCGGCATCATCGTGGTCGAGGACGTCTTCCTCGCCCTCTACCTGGCCGTGCTGCAGCCGGTGCTCAGCGGCGCCGACACCTTCACCGCCGCCGCGATCTCCTTCGGCAAGGCGTTCGCCTTCCTGATCGTGCTGACCGCCCTGGCCCGGTGGGGGACGCGGCTGGTCAACACGCTCGTGACCACCAGGGACGACGAGCTGCTCGTGGTGATGTTCACCGGTCTGGCGATCTTCACCGCCGGCGTCGCGGAGGAGCTCGGCGTCTCCGACGCGATCGGGGCCTTCATGATCGGGCTCATTCTGAGCTCGACCAGGGCGGCGCCGCGCATCCGCCAGCTCGTCCACCCGCTCCGGGACGCCTTCGCCGCCCTGTTCTTCTTCGTGTTCGGCCTGTCCATCGAGCCGGGCGACATGCTCTCGGTGGCCTGGCCCATCGTGATCGCGGTGGCGATCACCGTGCTGCTCAACGTCGTGGCCGGCGTGCTGGCCGCCAAGCTGAACTCCTTCGGCAGGACGGAGGCGGTCAACATCTCGCTCACCGTGCTCTCGCGCGGTGAGTTCGCCCTCGTGCTGGCGACCATGGCGCTGGCCGCCGGGCTGGACGGCAGGCTCGCGCCGTTCATCGCCGGGTACGTGCTCATCCTCGCCCTGCTCGGGCCGCTGGTCGCCAGCCGCTCGGAGTCGATCGGGCGGGCGCTCTCGCGGCGGAGAAGGCCGGAGGGGCGCGGGACGCCGGGGACGGCGCGGCGCGGGGAGCCGGAGGAGGAGAAGGCCCCGGCCACCTGA